GTGTGGTGACGACGGCGCGGGAATCGTCGAGACGCGCGCCGTCGCTCGACGTGCTGCCGTAGCGCCCCGCGTACCAGCCGACGCGGCCGAATCCATCGCCCGCTGACTTGCCCGGCAGGGCGAGGCGGAATGAGGCGTTCTGAATGGGCAGGTCCCAGTCGTTGCCGGTCACGTTCCAGTACAGTTCGTCGTGGTCGGCGAAAAACCCCAGCTGCTTTGTGGTGCGGTAGGTCAGCGACAGACGGTGGACGCCGGGTGAAAGCGTCCGTTTGGGGTCGCCGATGCGGATAAAACGGCCGCGCCCTTCGTTCGATTCTTTCCACGGCAGTTCGACCCCGTCGACGGAGGTGGACAGCACCTTCAGCCCCACGGCGATGGGACGGCCGTTCTCGTCGCGATAGCGGACGGGGATGCCGCGAATAATGCCGCGGCTGATCTTGACTCCCATGGCGATGAACTCGAGGTCTTCGCGCACGGTCAGCGAAGCGTCTTCGTTGACCGTGGCGCCGACGTCGAAGCGGAGGATGCGCTCGCGCCGCGGCTCGCCTGCCGCCTGCGCCGCGCCGCCGAGACAGAGCGCGCCAAGCAGCGCGAGAAGCCGCACAAAGGAGGAACGGCGGGCGCTCATGGCCTAATCCCGGATCTCGACGGCGATAATGTCGTGGTCTGGATGATCCTTGCGCCTTGTGGAGCGGTGGCGGATGCGCGTCTCGGTCTCCTTCACCTCGCCCAGCTTGTCGCGGCCGATGCCGACATAGCCGATGTAGTCGAGATTGTTGTTCCAGTTGTCGAAGCTGTAGCCGTGCCGCAGCCCCAGCAGCGGGAAGCTCACTTCCTTCTGCGGGTCGGGACTGTTGTAGTCGCCGAGGATGAACAGCGCCCCTTCCATACGGGCGGCAAGCTCGTTGAGTTTTTCCGTTTGCGCCGCGCGCTTGGCAAGATTGTAGCGCCGGGCGGCTTCGGCGTCGCGCCTGCCGATCGTGGTCATGCTTTTGAGATGGACGTTTGCCAGCGTGTAAATATTGCCCGAGGCGTTGTCCTTGAAGCGGGCCACCAGCGGCGGTCGGTCGAAGAGCTTGAAGCTCCGTCCCTCGAAGCGTCCCGTCCGGTTGGCGTAATACAGCTGGGGCGTCCCGACCAGCGTGACTTTGGTCGGGTTCCACAGAAAGAACAGATCCTGCGTGCTGTCGGTGTCGTTGCCGAAATATTTCCAGCCCGGCAGCGCCGTGGCGACGAAGAAGCGCATCGTGGCGTTGCCCTCGATCTCCTGCAGCGCCAGCACGTCGGCGCCGCTGCGGCGGATCGAATCCGCCAGCTCGCGCATGTCCGCGG
This is a stretch of genomic DNA from Pyramidobacter piscolens W5455. It encodes these proteins:
- a CDS encoding endonuclease/exonuclease/phosphatase family protein, which translates into the protein MNKTFRRALAAAFAMLLSAAPVFAMTIGTFNIEFFTMSGSSEDRSQPYTPADMRELADSIRRSGADVLALQEIEGNATMRFFVATALPGWKYFGNDTDSTQDLFFLWNPTKVTLVGTPQLYYANRTGRFEGRSFKLFDRPPLVARFKDNASGNIYTLANVHLKSMTTIGRRDAEAARRYNLAKRAAQTEKLNELAARMEGALFILGDYNSPDPQKEVSFPLLGLRHGYSFDNWNNNLDYIGYVGIGRDKLGEVKETETRIRHRSTRRKDHPDHDIIAVEIRD